In a single window of the Streptomyces cinnabarinus genome:
- a CDS encoding NAD-dependent epimerase/dehydratase family protein, which yields MTATARSLHVVLGSGPAGTALARELVRRGHPVRLVDRKGEGPAPEGVERFAADVATAEGARAAVDSATVVYHCVNVGYHLQVEVMPRIQEAVLAAVESVGARLVVLDTLYPYGETGGAVMTEDSPWQATTRKGRMRAELDGKYLAAHREGRARVVLGRSADFVGPGVVNSTLGGAVFPAALTGGEVPGLGDIDLPHSYTNIEDVAAGLATLGERPEGDGRVWHLPTAPAVSTREILAMIEKRAGRPLTVVPVPEARPFGPFDEQFMAEYAEMFYQHTEPQIMDSSAFERAFAAAPVPLAETIDATVAWYAEWLGGQ from the coding sequence ATGACCGCTACCGCACGCTCCCTGCACGTCGTCCTCGGTTCCGGTCCGGCCGGGACCGCGCTCGCCCGCGAACTGGTGCGCCGGGGCCACCCGGTGCGGCTCGTCGACCGCAAGGGCGAGGGGCCGGCGCCGGAGGGCGTCGAGCGGTTCGCCGCCGATGTCGCCACCGCCGAGGGCGCGCGGGCCGCCGTGGACTCGGCCACCGTCGTCTATCACTGCGTCAACGTCGGCTATCACCTCCAGGTCGAGGTGATGCCCCGGATCCAGGAGGCGGTCCTGGCCGCCGTCGAGTCCGTCGGCGCCCGCCTGGTGGTGCTGGACACGCTCTACCCGTACGGCGAGACCGGCGGAGCGGTGATGACCGAGGACTCCCCGTGGCAGGCGACCACCCGAAAGGGCCGGATGCGGGCCGAGCTGGACGGGAAGTACCTCGCCGCCCACCGCGAGGGGCGCGCCCGGGTCGTCCTCGGCCGCTCCGCCGACTTCGTCGGTCCCGGAGTCGTCAACTCCACTCTGGGCGGCGCGGTGTTCCCGGCCGCGCTGACCGGCGGGGAGGTGCCGGGGCTCGGTGACATCGACCTGCCGCACAGCTACACCAACATCGAGGACGTCGCCGCGGGCCTCGCGACTCTGGGTGAGCGCCCGGAGGGTGACGGCCGGGTCTGGCACCTGCCGACGGCGCCCGCCGTCAGCACCCGAGAGATCCTCGCCATGATCGAGAAGCGGGCCGGTCGGCCGCTGACCGTGGTGCCCGTGCCCGAGGCCCGCCCCTTCGGCCCGTTCGACGAGCAGTTCATGGCCGAGTACGCCGAGATGTTCTACCAGCACACCGAGCCCCAGATCATGGACTCGTCGGCCTTCGAACGCGCCTTCGCCGCGGCGCCGGTCCCGCTCGCCGAGACGATCGACGCCACGGTGGCCTGGTATGCGGAGTGGCTCGGCGGTCAGTGA
- a CDS encoding nucleoside deaminase, producing MAVKDSELPYLRRCVELAAEALEAGDEPFGSVLVGAEGAVLAEDHNRVASGDRTRHPEFELARWSAAHLTPEQRAAATVYTSGEHCPMCAAAHAWVGLGRIVYVASSAQLAAWLTDLGVPAAPVRALPVHDVAPGVLVEGPVAELADEVHALHVRFHRQRG from the coding sequence ATGGCCGTGAAGGACTCCGAACTGCCCTACCTGCGCCGCTGCGTGGAGCTGGCGGCCGAGGCGCTGGAAGCCGGGGACGAGCCGTTCGGCTCGGTGCTGGTGGGCGCGGAGGGCGCCGTACTCGCCGAGGACCACAACCGGGTGGCCTCCGGCGACCGCACCCGCCACCCCGAGTTCGAGCTGGCCCGCTGGTCGGCGGCGCATCTCACGCCCGAGCAGCGGGCCGCCGCCACCGTCTACACCTCCGGCGAGCACTGCCCGATGTGCGCGGCCGCCCACGCCTGGGTGGGCCTCGGCCGCATCGTGTACGTGGCCTCCTCCGCGCAGCTCGCCGCCTGGCTGACCGACCTGGGCGTGCCCGCCGCGCCGGTGCGGGCGCTGCCGGTCCACGACGTCGCCCCGGGCGTGCTGGTGGAGGGCCCGGTGGCCGAACTGGCGGACGAGGTGCACGCGCTGCACGTCCGCTTTCACCGGCAGCGCGGCTGA